A genomic segment from Saimiri boliviensis isolate mSaiBol1 chromosome 14, mSaiBol1.pri, whole genome shotgun sequence encodes:
- the SAXO5 gene encoding stabilizer of axonemal microtubules 5, with protein MAADALLPCPRRCSMSQLDFLKASHFSLGPDLRLHEGTMLTTTHRDFAYPAATREPPSLQPPPALLFQLDPRWDREERMSETRRAFPPPSTPPWELLRAQARERTRAMQASNLHLREDAHAGIGLSSARAAYDWPELPARAGEQIRGARLIFDRDSLPTGDRDKLRIPLTTHQALFPPHDARPQPRAPSCHLGGPNTLKWDYKRQDGTSYQRQFQALPGPPAFMCKRASSSVELGDCKMSYGSTCSEQKQAYRPQGLPENRYDKNQAAAHIHYVNIRPGDGLFHDRTTKTEHFYAREPEPFVLHHDQTPESHILKGNWCPGPGSLDTFMQYFYGQPPPPSQPPSRHVPHEKLQSHVTLGEPKLLRCFFKTTMGSDYCPSEWRHVTKAPNLHLQRSNLPQGTGEFDFLTMNQKMLKPHRTTPAPVTEEMLQRCKYSHMEPPLGELRFFSTQYKDEFPFKYQGPAVQRLNNPQESFVPLGTPRQRGFREKMDPRAPQPPMYPCPSRQ; from the exons ATGGCCGCAGACGCCCTCCTGCCGTGCCCGCGCCGGTGCTCGATGTCCCAGCTGGACTTCCTCAAGGCGTCGCACTTCTCGCTGGGGCCCGACCTGCGGCTTCACGAGGGCACCATGCTCACCACGACGCACCGGGACTTCGCCTACCCGGCTGCCACACGGGAGCCGCCGAGCCTGCAGCCGCCGCCCGCGCTGCTCTTCCAGTTGGACCCGCGCTGGGACCGGGAAGAGCGCATGTCGGAGACGCGCCGCGCGTTCCCGCCTCCGTCCACGCCGCCGTGGGAGCTGCTGCGGGCGCAGGCGCGGGAACGCACGCGCGCCATGCAGGCCAGCAATCTGCACCTGCGCGAGGACGCGCACGCCGGGATCGGCCTCTCCAGCGCGCGCGCCGCCTACGACTGGCCCGAGCTGCCGGCGCGCGCCGGAGAGCAGATCCGCGGCGCGCGCCTCATCTTCGACCGCGACTCCCTGCCAACCGGCGACCGCGACAAGCTGCGCATCCCGCTCACCACGCACCAGGCGCTCTTTCCACCCCACGACGCGCGCCCGCAGCCCCGAGCGCCCAGTTGCCACCTTG GGGGCCCCAACACCCTCAAGTGGGACTACAAGAGACAAGATGGGACTTCCTACCAGAGACAGTTCCAGGCCCTGCCAGGCCCACCTGCCTTCATGTGTAAGAGG GCCTCCTCCAGTGTGGAGCTGGGAGACTGCAAGATGAGCTATGGATCAACGTGTTCAGAGCAGAAACAGGCCTACAGGCCCCAGGGTCTGCCTGAAAATAG GTATGACAAGAACCAGGCCGCAGCCCACATTCACTATGTAAATATCCGTCCTGGAGATGGCCTCTTCCACGACAGGACCACCAAGACCGAGCACTTCTATGCCCGAGAGCCAG AGCCTTTTGTTCTTCACCACGATCAGACTCCGGAGTCGCACATCCTGAAAGGAAATTGGTGCCCTGGCCCTGGCAGTCTGGACACCTTCATGCAGTACTTCTACGGCCAG CCGCCACCCCCGTCCCAGCCACCCAGCCGCCACGTGCCTCACGAGAAACTGCAGAGTCACGTGACCCTAGGAGAGCCAAAGCTGCTCAGATGCTTCTTCAAGACCACCATGGGCTCGGACTACTGCCCCTCAGAGTGGAGGCACGTGACGAAAGCACCCAACCTCCACTTGCAGCGGAGCAACCTGCCGCAGGGCACTGGCG AATTCGATTTTTTAACCATGAACCAGAAGATGCTGAAGCCACACAGAACAACTCCGGCCCCGGTGACTGAAGAGATGCTACAGCgg TGCAAATACAGCCACATGGAGCCCCCTCTGGGCGAACTGCGCTTCTTCTCAACCCAATACAAGGACGAGTTTCCTTTCAAGTACCAGGGCCCAGCAGTCCAGAGACTGAACAATCCTCAGGAGAGCTTCGTGCCCCTGGGCACGCCTCGCCAGCGCGGTTTCAGGGAGAAGATGGACCCTCGGGCCCCCCAGCCCCCTATGTACCCGTGCCCCAGTCGGCAATAA
- the PEX11G gene encoding peroxisomal membrane protein 11C isoform X3, protein MASLSGLASALESYRGRDRLIRVLGYCCQLVGGVLVEQCPARSEVGTRLLVVSTQLSHCRTILRLFDDLAMFVYTKQYGLGAQEEDAFVRWVSVLGNLADQLYYPCEHVAWAADTRVLHVDSSRWWTLSTALWALSLLLGVASPLARGKRRAIEVQMQSEMLSLLSNLADLANAVHWLPRGVLWAGRFPLWLVGLMGTVSSLLNIYQAVRAGGQAEAATSDTA, encoded by the exons ATGGCGTCGCTGAGTGGCCTGGCGTCGGCGCTGGAGTCGTACAGGGGCCGGGACCGCCTG ATCCGAGTGCTGGGGTACTGCTGCCAGCTGGTTGGTGGGGTCCTGGTTGAACAATGTCCTGCCAGGTCCGAAGTGGGGACACGCCTCTTGGTGGTGtccacccagctcagccactGCAGGACCATCTTGCGGCTGTTTGATGACCTGGCCATGTTTGTCTACACTAAGCAGTATGGCCTGGGGGCACAG GAGGAGGATGCCTTTGTCCGCTGGGTGTCTGTCCTAGGGAACCTGGCTGACCAGCTCTACTACCCCTGTGAGCACGTCGCCTGGGCAGCTGATACCCGGGTCCTCCATGTGGACTCTTCCCGGTGGTGGACGCTGAGCACAGCCTTATGGGCCCTCTCTCTGCTCCTGGGGGTTGCCAG CCCACTGGCCCGGGGCAAGCGGAGGGCCATAGAGGTACAGATGCAGTCGGAGATGCTGTCGCTTCTCAGCAACCTGGCTGACCTGGCCAACGCCGTGCACTGGCTGCCCCGGGGTGTGCTGTGGGCCGGCCGCTTCCCGCTGTGGCTGGTGGGCCTCATGGGCACTGTCTCCTCACTCCTCAACATATACCAGGCGGTCCGGGCTGGTGGCCAGGCCGAGGCTGCCACCTCCGACACTGCCTGA
- the PEX11G gene encoding peroxisomal membrane protein 11C isoform X2 yields MASLSGLASALESYRGRDRLIRVLGYCCQLVGGVLVEQCPARSEVGTRLLVVSTQLSHCRTILRLFDDLAMFVYTKQYGLGAQEEDAFVRWVSVLGNLADQLYYPCEHVAWAADTRVLHVDSSRWWTLSTALWALSLLLGVARSLWVLLKLRQRLRSPTAPFTSPLARGKRRAIEVQMQSEMLSLLSNLADLANAVHWLPRGVLWAGRFPLWLVGLMGTVSSLLNIYQAVRAGGQAEAATSDTA; encoded by the exons ATGGCGTCGCTGAGTGGCCTGGCGTCGGCGCTGGAGTCGTACAGGGGCCGGGACCGCCTG ATCCGAGTGCTGGGGTACTGCTGCCAGCTGGTTGGTGGGGTCCTGGTTGAACAATGTCCTGCCAGGTCCGAAGTGGGGACACGCCTCTTGGTGGTGtccacccagctcagccactGCAGGACCATCTTGCGGCTGTTTGATGACCTGGCCATGTTTGTCTACACTAAGCAGTATGGCCTGGGGGCACAG GAGGAGGATGCCTTTGTCCGCTGGGTGTCTGTCCTAGGGAACCTGGCTGACCAGCTCTACTACCCCTGTGAGCACGTCGCCTGGGCAGCTGATACCCGGGTCCTCCATGTGGACTCTTCCCGGTGGTGGACGCTGAGCACAGCCTTATGGGCCCTCTCTCTGCTCCTGGGGGTTGCCAG GTCCCTGTGGGTGCTGCTGAAGCTGAGACAGAGGCTGCGGAGCCCCACAGCGCCCTTCACCAG CCCACTGGCCCGGGGCAAGCGGAGGGCCATAGAGGTACAGATGCAGTCGGAGATGCTGTCGCTTCTCAGCAACCTGGCTGACCTGGCCAACGCCGTGCACTGGCTGCCCCGGGGTGTGCTGTGGGCCGGCCGCTTCCCGCTGTGGCTGGTGGGCCTCATGGGCACTGTCTCCTCACTCCTCAACATATACCAGGCGGTCCGGGCTGGTGGCCAGGCCGAGGCTGCCACCTCCGACACTGCCTGA
- the PEX11G gene encoding peroxisomal membrane protein 11C isoform X1 codes for MASLSGLASALESYRGRDRLIRVLGYCCQLVGGVLVEQCPARSEVGTRLLVVSTQLSHCRTILRLFDDLAMFVYTKQYGLGAQEEDAFVRWVSVLGNLADQLYYPCEHVAWAADTRVLHVDSSRWWTLSTALWALSLLLGVASASSSLRLWCRRSLWVLLKLRQRLRSPTAPFTSPLARGKRRAIEVQMQSEMLSLLSNLADLANAVHWLPRGVLWAGRFPLWLVGLMGTVSSLLNIYQAVRAGGQAEAATSDTA; via the exons ATGGCGTCGCTGAGTGGCCTGGCGTCGGCGCTGGAGTCGTACAGGGGCCGGGACCGCCTG ATCCGAGTGCTGGGGTACTGCTGCCAGCTGGTTGGTGGGGTCCTGGTTGAACAATGTCCTGCCAGGTCCGAAGTGGGGACACGCCTCTTGGTGGTGtccacccagctcagccactGCAGGACCATCTTGCGGCTGTTTGATGACCTGGCCATGTTTGTCTACACTAAGCAGTATGGCCTGGGGGCACAG GAGGAGGATGCCTTTGTCCGCTGGGTGTCTGTCCTAGGGAACCTGGCTGACCAGCTCTACTACCCCTGTGAGCACGTCGCCTGGGCAGCTGATACCCGGGTCCTCCATGTGGACTCTTCCCGGTGGTGGACGCTGAGCACAGCCTTATGGGCCCTCTCTCTGCTCCTGGGGGTTGCCAG TGCATCATCCTCCCTCCGGCTCTGGTGCCGCAGGTCCCTGTGGGTGCTGCTGAAGCTGAGACAGAGGCTGCGGAGCCCCACAGCGCCCTTCACCAG CCCACTGGCCCGGGGCAAGCGGAGGGCCATAGAGGTACAGATGCAGTCGGAGATGCTGTCGCTTCTCAGCAACCTGGCTGACCTGGCCAACGCCGTGCACTGGCTGCCCCGGGGTGTGCTGTGGGCCGGCCGCTTCCCGCTGTGGCTGGTGGGCCTCATGGGCACTGTCTCCTCACTCCTCAACATATACCAGGCGGTCCGGGCTGGTGGCCAGGCCGAGGCTGCCACCTCCGACACTGCCTGA
- the PEX11G gene encoding peroxisomal membrane protein 11C isoform X4 has protein sequence MASLSGLASALESYRGRDRLIRVLGYCCQLVGGVLVEQCPARSEVGTRLLVVSTQLSHCRTILRLFDDLAMFVYTKQYGLGAQEEDAFVRWVSVLGNLADQLYYPCEHVAWAADTRVLHVDSSRWWTLSTALWALSLLLGVASASSSLRLWCRRSLWVLLKLRQRLRSPTAPFTRPQPRATESDSFQPWKPSAAPPTHQLESYIQIKVNWRKPVVP, from the exons ATGGCGTCGCTGAGTGGCCTGGCGTCGGCGCTGGAGTCGTACAGGGGCCGGGACCGCCTG ATCCGAGTGCTGGGGTACTGCTGCCAGCTGGTTGGTGGGGTCCTGGTTGAACAATGTCCTGCCAGGTCCGAAGTGGGGACACGCCTCTTGGTGGTGtccacccagctcagccactGCAGGACCATCTTGCGGCTGTTTGATGACCTGGCCATGTTTGTCTACACTAAGCAGTATGGCCTGGGGGCACAG GAGGAGGATGCCTTTGTCCGCTGGGTGTCTGTCCTAGGGAACCTGGCTGACCAGCTCTACTACCCCTGTGAGCACGTCGCCTGGGCAGCTGATACCCGGGTCCTCCATGTGGACTCTTCCCGGTGGTGGACGCTGAGCACAGCCTTATGGGCCCTCTCTCTGCTCCTGGGGGTTGCCAG TGCATCATCCTCCCTCCGGCTCTGGTGCCGCAGGTCCCTGTGGGTGCTGCTGAAGCTGAGACAGAGGCTGCGGAGCCCCACAGCGCCCTTCACCAG gccccagcccagggCTACCGAGTCGGACAGTTTTCAGCCATGGAAGCCTTCAGCAGCACCTCCCACCCACCAGCTGGAGTCTTATATCCAAATAAAGGTGAACTGGAGGAAGCCCGTCGTGCCTTGA
- the PEX11G gene encoding peroxisomal membrane protein 11C isoform X5, giving the protein MASLSGLASALESYRGRDRLIRVLGYCCQLVGGVLVEQCPARSEVGTRLLVVSTQLSHCRTILRLFDDLAMFVYTKQYGLGAQEEDAFVRWVSVLGNLADQLYYPCEHVAWAADTRVLHVDSSRWWTLSTALWALSLLLGVARSLWVLLKLRQRLRSPTAPFTRPQPRATESDSFQPWKPSAAPPTHQLESYIQIKVNWRKPVVP; this is encoded by the exons ATGGCGTCGCTGAGTGGCCTGGCGTCGGCGCTGGAGTCGTACAGGGGCCGGGACCGCCTG ATCCGAGTGCTGGGGTACTGCTGCCAGCTGGTTGGTGGGGTCCTGGTTGAACAATGTCCTGCCAGGTCCGAAGTGGGGACACGCCTCTTGGTGGTGtccacccagctcagccactGCAGGACCATCTTGCGGCTGTTTGATGACCTGGCCATGTTTGTCTACACTAAGCAGTATGGCCTGGGGGCACAG GAGGAGGATGCCTTTGTCCGCTGGGTGTCTGTCCTAGGGAACCTGGCTGACCAGCTCTACTACCCCTGTGAGCACGTCGCCTGGGCAGCTGATACCCGGGTCCTCCATGTGGACTCTTCCCGGTGGTGGACGCTGAGCACAGCCTTATGGGCCCTCTCTCTGCTCCTGGGGGTTGCCAG GTCCCTGTGGGTGCTGCTGAAGCTGAGACAGAGGCTGCGGAGCCCCACAGCGCCCTTCACCAG gccccagcccagggCTACCGAGTCGGACAGTTTTCAGCCATGGAAGCCTTCAGCAGCACCTCCCACCCACCAGCTGGAGTCTTATATCCAAATAAAGGTGAACTGGAGGAAGCCCGTCGTGCCTTGA